ACCACCCGGGAGGAGTCACCTGCGTCATGGACCCACCGTATGAGGCATGCGTGAAAGAGGGATGAGAGGGGCCCGGCCGGGGTGACGGGCCTGCCCCGCGCACCCGGTCCGGCCGCCTCCGGCACGGGGTGCCCCGACGTTCGCGCACTTGACGCCCACTCCGCCCGCGGGGGCGGTCGCGGCCCTCCGGGTCTGTCGTCGAACTTCCGCCTGCCCAGCGGCGCCATGCACGCGCCCCACAACCTCAAGGGGGTGGGAGGCGCCCCCACTTGCCGCTCCAGGCCCAGCCCCCAGTGCCTCCAGACGAGGCCGGAGTCCGGCACGCCGCGAACACGCTTTCCCCAAGCCTGCCCCCCTGTGGTCGCAGGAGCCGCCCTCGGGGCGCAGGGCCGTCGCGGCGGCACACCGCCCGACTCCTGAGCCGGCCGCCATCGGTACCGGGTCACCGGTACCGCCGCCCGAGACGGCGACCCCATGGCTCGCACCGACCGCGCCGCGTCCGCGTCTGTGCGCTCATTCGACAGACCCCCCGATGCCACGGCGACGGAGGAAACTTGGCTTCATTTCAGGGGTGTTTGACTGTCAATTACTTTCACCGGGGCTGGTCGGCGGCATGTCGCGTCGCCCCCGGACACCCCGCGTCACCCGTCACGGCAACAGGTGCACCGACCTCCCCCCACCGGGTCCCGCGTACGGCTAGGCTCAACGTGTACGTCGTTTGGGCGACCTGGGGAGGTACCGGGATGACGCAGGCACGGCCCGGCGCGGCCGCCTCGGCTTCCCTGTGGGAACGCGATGCGGAACTCGCCGCCCTCACCGAGGCGATAGACGCCCTGCGCGACGACTCCTCGCCCTCTTGGGCGGGAGGCCTGCTCGTGTTCAGCGGCGTGGCCGGCATCGGCAAGACGGCGCTCCTTGCCGAGGCACGCCGCATCGCGGAGAGGCGCGGCTGCACGGTCTGGTCGGCACGCGGCGGCGAGACCGTCAGGTCCGTCCCGTTCAATGTCGTCCGACAGTTGCTCCAGCCCGCACTCGTCTCGCTGATGCCGGAGGAGGCGCGCGAATACCTGGGCGACTGGTACGACGTCGCGGGCCCCGCCCTCGGGATAACGGATCCCGGTGAGCGGCAGGCCGACCCGCAGGGCGTGTGCGACGGCCTGGTCGAGGCCGTCTCCCGGCTCGCCGAGCGGGAGTGGCCGCTGGTCCTGCTCATCGACGACGCGCACTGGGCCGACCAGGAGACCCTGCAGTGGCTGGCCGCGTTCGTCGAGCGCCTCGACGACCTGCGCGTGCTCGTCGTGGTCGCCCGCCGTCCCGGCGACGCCACCGAGGAGGGCGCCCCTCTCCTCGAAGCGATCGCCGCGGCCGCCCGCCGCCCGACCAGCACGCTGAGCGCCCTCACCCCCGAAGCCACGGCCGACCTCACGCGGATCACGGTCGGCACCCACGCGGACGACCCGTTCTGCCGCGAGGTATGGGCCGTGACCGGCGGCAACCCGTACGAGACCGTGGAACTCCTGGCCAAGGTGCAGGACAGCCAGCTGGATCCCGTCGAGGCGTCGGCCGCCGAACTGCGCGCCCTGAACCGCTCCGCCCGTGGCAACGGCCTCGTCGCCCGCCTCGAAGGCCTCGGCATCGAGGCCACCCGGTTCGCCTGGGCCGCGGCCATCCTCGGCACCGGCATCACCGTGGACCTGGTGGCCCGCCTCGCCACCATGCGCCGCGAGGAGGCCACGCGCTGCGCGCAACTCCTCAGCGCGGCCCGCATCCTCACCGAGCCCGACCCGGCGACCCGGCAGAGCGAGGACGGCGAGCTGGAGTTCGTGCACCCGCTGATCGCCACCGCCGTCTACCGCTCGATCCCCGACGGGCTGCGCACCGCGATGCACGGCATCGCCGCGCAGGTCGTCACCGACTCGGGACGGGGTGCCGCGGCCGCCTCCCGCCACCTCCTCGAAGTCCATCCGGACGACGACGAGGAACTCGTCGAGCAGATGCGCGAGGCCGCCCGTGAACACCTCGCCGTCGGCGCCCCCGACGCGGCCCGCCGCTGTCTTGAACGCGCCCTGCTGGAGCCGCCGCTGCCCGAGGTGCACCCGCACGTGCTCTACGAACTGGGCTGCGCCACACTGCTGACCTCACCCGCCACCACCATCGAATACCTCCAGGCGGCCCTCGCCATGCGGGGCCTGGAGGGCGACGTCCGCGTCGACGCCGTCTACCGCCTCTCCCAGGCCCTGCTGCACAACGACCAACTGGACGAGGCCATCCGCACCGTCGACGCGGAGGCGGCCCGACTGCCCGAAGGCCCGGGCCGGATGCGGCTGCGGGCCGTGCACTACATCTGGGAGGGCATCCTCGCGCTCCACGAGGGCTCGGCGGAGGGCTCCAGCGGCCTGAAGGAACTCGTCAGCAGTTGCACGGGCCGGGACAACTCCGAGCGTGTGCTGCTGATCGTGCGCGGCTTCGACGCGCTGACCCGCGGCGAGAGCGCCGAGGAGGTCGTGGAGTTCTGCGACCGCGCCCTCGTCAACGGGCGCCTCGCGCCCGGAATGAGCTGGACCGACACCGAGTGGGGAGTGGAACTCCTGCTGATGCTCGGCTGCTCGTACATCTACACCGATCGGCTGGACCGGGCCGAGAGTCTCCTGACGGAGGCGCTGAACGCGTACACCGCGGCCGGTTGGAGCGGCGGCCACCTCGCCCTCGCGCACGCCTTCGTCGGAATGGCCCACCGCAGGCGCGGCCGGCTCAAGGAGGCGGAGCGGTACCTGCGGGACTCTCTCCGGCTCGCCGAGCGCGTCGGACGGGGACTGCCGCTGTACTGGCCGCCGCTGTGCGGTCTCATCGACACGCTGATCGCCGCGGGACGCCACGACGAGGCCGAGCAGGCCGCCGGCCAGTACGGCTTCGCCCCGCCGTACCCGAACACGATCGTGCTGCCCGACATCCACTCCGTGCGCGGCCGGCTGCTGCTGGCCACCGGCCGCACGAAGGAGGGCATCAACGAACTGGAGGCGGCCGAGAAGGCCGCCGCCGCGCGCGGCCGCCACAACGTCGTGCTCGCCCCATGGGCGGGCGATCTGGCCCGCGCCCTGGCCACCGAGGACCCGCGCCGGGCCACCGAGCTGGCCATGACCGTGCGCCGGCAGGCCGAGCGCTTCGGCACCGACACGGCGATCGGCGAGGCCCTTCGCGTGGCCGCGGCCCTGGAGAAGGGCCAGCGGGCCGTCTCGCTGTACGCGCAGGCGGTGACGTATCTGGAGGCCTCTCCGTGCGCCTACGAACACGCGGCGGCGCGCGTCGAGTACGGGATCGCCGCGAAGTCGGTGGCCGAGCTGAACCGGGGTCTGACGTTGGCACGCTCCTGTGGGGCCGACGGGCTGGTGACCCGTGCGCAGGACGCGCTGGACCAGGGGTTGGGGCTTCGCTGAGGCCCCGAGCGCCTAGGCCCTGTCGTCAAACTCCCGCCTGCCCCGCGACGCCATGCACGCTCCCCCAAGCTCTTCGAGCAGGGGGGACCCCCACTCGCCGCACCGGGCGCAACCCCAAGTACATCCAGTACGAGGGTCAGCGCCCGGCACTCCCCCAAGCTCTACGAGCAGGGGGTACCCCCAGAGCACGCACCTGACGCCGCAGGGCCCGCCCTCCGGGCGGACGACGGGAGTTTGACGACAGGACCTAGGCCCGGCGCCCCCGCCGAAGGCGCCGTCAGAGCGCGAGGAGCTGATGGGTGACCGTCTCCAGCCGTCTCTGTACCTCCCGGTCGTACGTCTCCTCGTGCGCCCGGGACGGACGGGTGCCGTCGAAGTAGCCGCCGGTGCCCCTGTCCCGGGTCGCCAGGGCCAGTACACCGGGTGCGCCGTCCGCGACCGTGTTCCACGGCGTGATGCCGCCCTCGCGGACCATCGCGGTGTCCATGTAGGTGGCAGGGTGCAGGACGTTCACCGAGACGCCGGTGCCCTGTAGCTCCTCGGCCAGCGCGAACGTGTGCGCCGCCAGGGCGAACTTGCTGCGGCAGTACGCCGAGAAGCCGCTGTAGCCGCGTGTCAGCTCCGGGTCGGCGAAGTCCAACGGCTCCTGGCCCACCGAGCCGACGTTGACGATCCGGGCGGGCGCGTTCGCCCGCAGCACCGGCAACAGGGTCCGGGTGAGCACCACCGGGGCCAGGTAGTTGACCGCGAGGCGCAGTTCGTGGCCGTCGGCGCCGACCTCGCGCCCGGAGCCGCTCGGGCCGCCGCCCACACCCGCGTTGTTGACCAGGACGTCGAGCCGGGGCTGTGCGGCGGCCACCTCCTCGCCGAGCCGCCGCACCTGGTCGAGCGAGGCCAGGTCGGCGACGAAGCCGTGCGCCTCACCCTCGGTGCGCAGCTCCGCGACGAGGTGCTCGGTGCGGTCCGCGTCGCGTCCGTGCGCGAGGACGACATGCCCGGAGCGGACCAGCTCGAAGGCGACGTAGCGGCCGAGACCGGAGGTGGCGCCGGTGATCAGAACTGTGGACATGCCTCCACCCTAGGCACGGAGCGGGCCGGAGCGGGGGCATGAGAGAGGTGCTGGTGAAGCTACGACCAGCAGGGTCACCCTCCGGCGGTGTCCTCCTCGGCGAGCACCCGCTGCGCCACCGCGAACGCCGAGTTCGCCGCCGGCACCCCGCAGTACACCGCCGTCTGCAGCAGCACCGCGCCGATCTCCTGAGGCGTCAGCCCGTTGCGGCGGGCCGCCCGCACATGCATGGCCAGCTCGTCGTGGTGGCCGTGTGCGACCAGCGCCGTCAGCGTGATCATGCTGCGCTCGCGGCGGGACAGCGTCGGGTCGGTCCAGATCTCCCCCCAGGCATAGCGGGAGATGAAGTCCTGGAAACGGGCGGTGAAGGGGGTCTGGCGTGCCTGCGCCCGGTCCACGTGCGCATCGCCGAGGACCTCGCGGCGCACCTCCATGCCGCGTCGCGCGCCTGAACCGAAGTGCGCCCGCAGGGCGGTCAGCACGGCCTCGGGGCACTGGGCGGGCGCCAGGTGCGAGGCGCCCGGGATCTCGACCAGCGCGGAGCCGGGGACCGCGTCCGCGATCTCCCGCAGATGCGCCGGCGGCGTCGCCGGGTCCTCGCGCCCCGCGATCAGCAGCGTCGGCACGGCGATCGACGACAGCCGGTCGCGGATGTCGAACGCGGCGAGCGCGTCGCAGCAGGCGGCGTACGCGGCCGGATCCGCGTCCCGGTGGTCCTGGACGAGCCGCGGCACGGTGAAGGGGGCCGTGAACCAGCGGGCGTCGGCGGTCGCCGCGACCGGCGCCAACCCGTCCCGGCGGACCAGCGCGGCCCGCTCCTCCCACGGCTTGGATCCGTTGAAGTGCGCGGACGAGCAGATGACGGCCAACGACGAGACCCGCTCGGGGTGGTGCACGGCGAGGTGCAGCCCCACCGCGCCGCCGAGCGACACCCCGGCGTAGGCGAACCGGTCGACGCCCAGCGAGTCCGCGAGCGCCAGCACCAGATCGGCGAGGTCGGCGACCGTCGCGCCGGGACCGATGAGGTCCGGTGCCGAACCGCCGTGACCCGGCAGGTC
The Streptomyces sp. CGMCC 4.7035 DNA segment above includes these coding regions:
- the pcaDC gene encoding bifunctional 3-oxoadipate enol-lactonase/4-carboxymuconolactone decarboxylase PcaDC; protein product: MTDKPLHHHAEGSATAPPLLLGPSLGTSYALWDKVAPELSLTHRVIRWDLPGHGGSAPDLIGPGATVADLADLVLALADSLGVDRFAYAGVSLGGAVGLHLAVHHPERVSSLAVICSSAHFNGSKPWEERAALVRRDGLAPVAATADARWFTAPFTVPRLVQDHRDADPAAYAACCDALAAFDIRDRLSSIAVPTLLIAGREDPATPPAHLREIADAVPGSALVEIPGASHLAPAQCPEAVLTALRAHFGSGARRGMEVRREVLGDAHVDRAQARQTPFTARFQDFISRYAWGEIWTDPTLSRRERSMITLTALVAHGHHDELAMHVRAARRNGLTPQEIGAVLLQTAVYCGVPAANSAFAVAQRVLAEEDTAGG
- a CDS encoding ATP-binding protein; this translates as MTQARPGAAASASLWERDAELAALTEAIDALRDDSSPSWAGGLLVFSGVAGIGKTALLAEARRIAERRGCTVWSARGGETVRSVPFNVVRQLLQPALVSLMPEEAREYLGDWYDVAGPALGITDPGERQADPQGVCDGLVEAVSRLAEREWPLVLLIDDAHWADQETLQWLAAFVERLDDLRVLVVVARRPGDATEEGAPLLEAIAAAARRPTSTLSALTPEATADLTRITVGTHADDPFCREVWAVTGGNPYETVELLAKVQDSQLDPVEASAAELRALNRSARGNGLVARLEGLGIEATRFAWAAAILGTGITVDLVARLATMRREEATRCAQLLSAARILTEPDPATRQSEDGELEFVHPLIATAVYRSIPDGLRTAMHGIAAQVVTDSGRGAAAASRHLLEVHPDDDEELVEQMREAAREHLAVGAPDAARRCLERALLEPPLPEVHPHVLYELGCATLLTSPATTIEYLQAALAMRGLEGDVRVDAVYRLSQALLHNDQLDEAIRTVDAEAARLPEGPGRMRLRAVHYIWEGILALHEGSAEGSSGLKELVSSCTGRDNSERVLLIVRGFDALTRGESAEEVVEFCDRALVNGRLAPGMSWTDTEWGVELLLMLGCSYIYTDRLDRAESLLTEALNAYTAAGWSGGHLALAHAFVGMAHRRRGRLKEAERYLRDSLRLAERVGRGLPLYWPPLCGLIDTLIAAGRHDEAEQAAGQYGFAPPYPNTIVLPDIHSVRGRLLLATGRTKEGINELEAAEKAAAARGRHNVVLAPWAGDLARALATEDPRRATELAMTVRRQAERFGTDTAIGEALRVAAALEKGQRAVSLYAQAVTYLEASPCAYEHAAARVEYGIAAKSVAELNRGLTLARSCGADGLVTRAQDALDQGLGLR
- a CDS encoding SDR family NAD(P)-dependent oxidoreductase, which encodes MSTVLITGATSGLGRYVAFELVRSGHVVLAHGRDADRTEHLVAELRTEGEAHGFVADLASLDQVRRLGEEVAAAQPRLDVLVNNAGVGGGPSGSGREVGADGHELRLAVNYLAPVVLTRTLLPVLRANAPARIVNVGSVGQEPLDFADPELTRGYSGFSAYCRSKFALAAHTFALAEELQGTGVSVNVLHPATYMDTAMVREGGITPWNTVADGAPGVLALATRDRGTGGYFDGTRPSRAHEETYDREVQRRLETVTHQLLAL